In Episyrphus balteatus chromosome 4, idEpiBalt1.1, whole genome shotgun sequence, the sequence TTATTTCACGAAACCGACGTGCCTGAGCTACTAACTGATGGACTTGGACGTGCGAGCCCATTAGATGAACCAGAAGCTTGCATTTATGGTTACGGCGCAATGCGGTTCTTAACAAGCGAGAACCAACGACACAGAGACACAGATGCTATGGATTATAGCAGGAATGATAAATTTTGGGAGTCACCCTGTGAATTGCCACCCAAACCATCAACAGCACCTGAACGAGACACCAAAACGATTAGTTATCAATTTCGCAATAAGCGTCAGAGCTCTCTCAAACAAATTTCTATCGCACAAAGGCTTTCGAAGCATGGGGCTGTACAACTAATGGTTTTGCATCTCCAGATAATAAATGAGGCTGGAGCGGTACAAAAACTTACTGGACCACCTTTACATGCACTCTATCAATTATCTGCAGCACTTAGAGCCTTAGCTGGAGCCCAACAAGCTTCAAAAACGGAATTTGATAATTTAAGGGCTCAGTCTGCCCATGATAGAGCGTCAGTAGATAAAATGACTAAATACTTTGGAGAGACAACTCCAGAAGTTGACTTGATTCATCTGGAACTAGCATGTCCACATCTTATAAAAGCTGCAGAAATTTCAATAGGAGAGTTAGAAATTCAGGCTAACATTGTAAGGACTCTTAGGTAACACTCGaagaatttacaaaaattaaaaataatatgtatgtatgtatacaaAATAGTAGTAAGTAATTAATTTATTGGTTTGTTTCTTTTAATACTATTCACAAATTTTACAATGAATTTTAAAGCTTTAGCTTTGCCGTCAGCTCGGTTGGCAAAtttaaatgataatttaaaaaaaaaaatacatttacattatcaaaaaagaaaaaaagcaaaaagtatataaaaatgACTATAAATATTCAGTTACAAGTAGCATCCTATATTTTAAAACGTCTTTCAGAAAAAGATAGAGTTTCTTCCATGTACACATAGAATTGTTTAGCAGAGagtatacaaaatataaatgtattttttatagtgTCCTTTCGGAGGACATCAGGTGCTGTGAGGCTCTTTCTGAATTTACCGGGAAAATTGGCATGCTTTTGGGACCAAGTCGACAAATCACTAATGATTTGCCCGAAAAGCTTTTATCTGTACTAAGTAGATTGGGATACATTCTCGGGAATATCTTAGCCCGTTTTGATAGTGCAAGAATGCAGGTAAGGCTTCGGTCTaaatctaaatttaaatttatttaaaaatctttttatagtTTTATCTTAACGATGTGGCAATGGAATATCTGTTTGATGCTCTGGACTTTTACTCTAAGCAGAAATTTACTTTACAAAGCCAAATGAGTGACACTGTTGTGGATGTTCTAGTCAAGTTGATTCGCGTCATTGCAAACATGGGAGTCAATTGTGAAGTAGGAATTGGGCTAGGAAGAAAACCTGGTCTGGGTGAAATATTGCTACGTGTTATGAGGAGAGTGAATCAAATCAGAGGCACAAATATGGTAcactgttattaaaaataatatgaacttgaatctttgaaatttttgtatctattttaaGAATTCTGATATTCAAGAGCTTCTTAATGCTACACTAGGAGCTCTTCACAACCTGTGcttttatcaggaccaatcatCTGATTCGTACAGTTCGAATGACGAAAATTCTGAAGGAAGTATTTACAATGTGCTTAGCGAAGTAGGACCTCTATTATGCCAGAATCTACGGAATGGTCAAGATTCAGTGCGAATAGAAGCAATACGTGTATTAGGAAATCTAAGCCGCAATCAAATAGCTCGAGTAGCATTTTGTCAAGCTGGTGGCCTTAGGACAACTGTTCAATGCTTAGGTTCTCCAGATTATAACCTAAGGACAAGTGGCATCGGAGTGTTGGTTAATTTGTTAGGAGATTGGGAAAACCGTACACCGTTTATAGAGCTACAAGGGCAACTGATTCTAATGGAAATGCTCAAAACATTTCTTAGTCAAGAGGACTGGATGATCGCTGGTATTATATGTCAAGCTTTTTGGAACCTTCTTATAGACACACATAATGTGATCAACGTACTAGGTGAAGAACAAACCGATGAGTTGTCAGATATTTTGGCTGAATATTTAGATGAGCACAGGTTTTTTAAGGATACCAGTCCGGATGCTATGTGGGAACAGTTTGCATTGGTTGCAACTGACTTATTAGAAAGGATTCAGTCAAAGATCGATTCACAATTCCAATCATTTGAATTTGATAGCGGGACTGATGAAGACGATGTTCATATTGAAGGCATATCTGATGATCATATTGTTTAATCAATACACGAATATCACTTTATGTTGTAATTGTTATTAAATTGTTCGTAGACTTACCTAATTAGGTTCATGTTTGTATGtgcaaatatttattaaacGATTGGAAATCGGaaacagtattttattttaaaattagtagAAAAAACTATTTACAAATTAGTAGATGTCAACAAAAGataaatgatgaaaaaatcATTAACCACGATGATGTGCATTAGGCATTAGGATCGACAAAAAGATAGGATGACAGGATGAGGAGAAGCTGCTTTAAGGGTGAAGTACGTCTTtctttaaaatctttaaaaaaatcgccttaCAAAAATTCTTGTAAAACAATGGCATTACTTATATTAATGCTATTCCTTTTGGAAAATCAAACATccatttcttattttctttttttccaaaaactattttcaaaatcaaaaatttttaaaagaaaaagcttgtttgtttttcattgatttGCATCATAATGTACCTATTAATATTTGCGTGATTGGATTTTAAGGACAATTGATGTAATAAAGGATCTTCTTTAAATCCGAGGTTATGACCAAGCAATATGGTAACTAAGTATACCCAATCAACCAATGTTTTACACTTGTGCCCCATTGAAAACATCAATGTAGGTATTTACACGTAGATTAAACCTTTATTTCATCAAGTTTGCttatagcccagtaattttaggttttatctgcggaaaaattcctactgggctgaattttggtgtACACCTACGTTACGacgttgtaatgaagatgtgaaaaatcgacattgaagTTTCGAAGgtgttagaagttatagaggtcaaaaggtcacgaaaatcagtttttcgcacgTCGCGAGATATAAGCGAAaaattttcgtgaccttttgacccgtATAACTTCTTACGCCGGccggcacgatatcaatgtcgatttttcacatcttcatcaCAACGTGCGTCGTAACGAAGGTATATACCAAAATTCAGACCAATAGGAATTTTTTCGCAGATTGGGgttaaaaatgcctaaaattactttaataggtactagatagatagatagatattcTTTACTTTTTCATCATAATATTTAACAATTTCTATACTTAAGAATAAGGACATGGCAATACTGTCATCTGCCTGAGATGACATTTcataatatgatttaaaaaataaaagaaataaaatgcaaaaaattatgaaacataagaaaattttaacaaGATCAGCCATttcgaggtatccgttcggagaaagTTCCGAAACGATAGCCCGTTCCGATCGGAACTTACATTTCTTTCAAGGTACCTATCcacttctgaacaaaaaaataaagcatacaatcgcattcatttgacacatgtgtcagcgtgatttattcaataaataaaaatccttgTGATGCTCAAGTCTTCTTAATTTCAACCAACCTCTCTTGCTGAGGTTTTGTCgctgattgatttttttaatctacactaaaaaatcaaaattgtatttacatttttatatttttttacttgcgatataggtactatatatcaagttatgcattcgtacaaaaaaaaagttgagataacatttttccatgatattacgatggtagacaatgccaaaaaagtgggtcccggaagtccgtctgtctgtctgtcagtctgtcagtctgtcagtctgtcagtctgtcagtctgtcagtctgtcagtctgtcagtctgtcagtctgtcagtctgtcagtctgtcagtctgtcagtctgtcagtctgtcagtctgtcagtctgtcagtctgtcagtctgtcagtctgtcagtctgtcagtctgtcagtctgtcagtctgtcagtctgtcagtctgtcagtctgtcagtctgtcagtctgtcagtctgtcagtctgtcagtctgtcagt encodes:
- the LOC129918660 gene encoding armadillo repeat-containing protein 2; the protein is MESSKNPSEDGGSSSKLGYQKTRRRSRSMTPLYKASSDSGSSSFDLNGNLSEEIGTDFRGSSHQLQISNRVDQNCFRKTTAEMISETRTMLLGTSNSGVRLVSTRRPITPRDPRRQLYGKAAPPGRPPSAFCLRYLQSEVRNLPALDPISISSIDKDFNKPCRSQSMGPRFDSFDTKLQRKLPALPQKVRTPPKQEGLTRNPTTIKSTTRNSRNHLDSTTSSKDTDESPCLLPSQDENENTLPNIGINILSSRKLFTRNYDLLAQTSTETLTDMLKQHSGLKEVTDETVQHINAILLELYNRIRCTEGCWRTAVLGGLYGLVECTSAKILLAVARVVLGLRVTGSNLTGACKLVFKVARNEANDYLFHETDVPELLTDGLGRASPLDEPEACIYGYGAMRFLTSENQRHRDTDAMDYSRNDKFWESPCELPPKPSTAPERDTKTISYQFRNKRQSSLKQISIAQRLSKHGAVQLMVLHLQIINEAGAVQKLTGPPLHALYQLSAALRALAGAQQASKTEFDNLRAQSAHDRASVDKMTKYFGETTPEVDLIHLELACPHLIKAAEISIGELEIQANIVRTLSVLSEDIRCCEALSEFTGKIGMLLGPSRQITNDLPEKLLSVLSRLGYILGNILARFDSARMQFYLNDVAMEYLFDALDFYSKQKFTLQSQMSDTVVDVLVKLIRVIANMGVNCEVGIGLGRKPGLGEILLRVMRRVNQIRGTNMNSDIQELLNATLGALHNLCFYQDQSSDSYSSNDENSEGSIYNVLSEVGPLLCQNLRNGQDSVRIEAIRVLGNLSRNQIARVAFCQAGGLRTTVQCLGSPDYNLRTSGIGVLVNLLGDWENRTPFIELQGQLILMEMLKTFLSQEDWMIAGIICQAFWNLLIDTHNVINVLGEEQTDELSDILAEYLDEHRFFKDTSPDAMWEQFALVATDLLERIQSKIDSQFQSFEFDSGTDEDDVHIEGISDDHIV